In Dysgonomonadaceae bacterium PH5-43, the sequence ATGAAATACTTGCTTTAAGCAGTGCATTATTTTTATAGACAGCCATCAACACGTTGGAAATAAAAGTTATAAATTGCAAGTTTTCACTGGCATTTTTCCCTGGGCCAACCAAATTAACTCCCGTATCAGTGCCAAGCGACCAGTTATTGTGTTTGCCCGAACCATTAATGCCTTTGAATGGCTTTTCGTGCAAAAGCACTTTGAAACCGTGTCTTTCGGCTACAATATCCATAGTCGACATTAATAATAAATTATGGTCTACCGCTAAGTTACACTCTTCGTAAATAGGTGCTACCTCAAACTGATTTGGAGCAACTTCATTATGGCGAGTTTTTACTGGAATGCTCAGTTTGTAACACTCGTATTCTAAATCTCTCATAAAAGCACACACTCTGGTAGGAATAGCACCAAAGTAGTGGTCGTCGAGTTGTTGATTTTTCGAACTTTCGTGCCCCATAAGAGTTCTGCCAGTAAGAGCTAAGTCGGGGCGAGCAGCATAAAGAGCCTTATCTACAAGAAAATATTCTTGCTCCCAGCCTAAGAAAGAAAATACTTTCTTTACATCTTTATTAAAATAATGGCATACTTCAGTGGCAGCCTTGTCTACCGCAGCTATCGACTTAAGTAGAGGCATCTTATAATCTAATGCTTCGCCCGTATAAGAAATAAAGATAGTAGGAATACACAATGTATCTTTAACTATAAAAGCAGGAGAAGAAGGATCCCAAGCAGTATATCCTCTCGCTTCAAATGTATTTCGTATACCTCCCGAGGGGAAACTCGAAGCATCAGGTTCTTGTTGAGCAAGAAGCTTACCCGAAAACTCTTCAATCATACCCCCATTGTCGTCGAAGCTCACAAATGCATCGTGTTTCTCGGCTGTTCCATCTGTTAAAGGGTGAAACCAGTGAGTATAGTGAGTTGCTCCCATTTCCATTGCCCACATACGCATACCAGCCGCAACGTGGTTAGCCACTTCCCGAGCCAAAGGCTCTCCCTTATCTATGGCATTAACAACTAACTTCAGAGTCTCTTTCGATAGATACTTTCGCATATTATTTCTGTCGAACACATACTTCCCAAAGTATTCGGAAGTTTTATTTGAAGGTGCAACAACGTCTACAGCCATTCGTCTTGACGCTTCTTTTACAGAACTGAATCTTAAACTTGACATATTGTATGGTGAATTATTTAAGTATAATATTATGTTTAGCACAATTGTCTATCATATCGTCGGGCCAAATGCTTGCCTGCACTTCTCCTATGTGTGCGCATCGAAGGAAAAGCATACATAAACGCGACTGACCAATCCCCCCTCCTATTGATAATGGAATTTTGTCTTCAAGTAGGCTTTTATGAAACTGAAGAGTTTTTCTATTTTCGCA encodes:
- a CDS encoding glutamine synthetase (product_source=KO:K01915; cath_funfam=3.30.590.10; cog=COG3968; ko=KO:K01915; pfam=PF00120,PF12437,PF18318; superfamily=55931), encoding MSSLRFSSVKEASRRMAVDVVAPSNKTSEYFGKYVFDRNNMRKYLSKETLKLVVNAIDKGEPLAREVANHVAAGMRMWAMEMGATHYTHWFHPLTDGTAEKHDAFVSFDDNGGMIEEFSGKLLAQQEPDASSFPSGGIRNTFEARGYTAWDPSSPAFIVKDTLCIPTIFISYTGEALDYKMPLLKSIAAVDKAATEVCHYFNKDVKKVFSFLGWEQEYFLVDKALYAARPDLALTGRTLMGHESSKNQQLDDHYFGAIPTRVCAFMRDLEYECYKLSIPVKTRHNEVAPNQFEVAPIYEECNLAVDHNLLLMSTMDIVAERHGFKVLLHEKPFKGINGSGKHNNWSLGTDTGVNLVGPGKNASENLQFITFISNVLMAVYKNNALLKASISSATNAHRLGANEAPPAIISIFMGSQISALLDYIESHEDIEDIELDNAKGKRLSLNYIPEIMVDNTDRNRTSPFAFTGNRFEFRAVGSSANCAAAMLALNTAVAYQLKHFKQEVDALIGAGKTTEEALFEVVRKNIRESKAIRFDGNGYSEEWKAEAERRGLDCETRVPIIYDAYITKQSVEMFTQTGVLSQRELHARNEVKWEQYTKKIQIEARVLDDLAMNHIIPVATRYQGLLLDNVSKIFNLYDKEKALNIASQDLTIIEEIAMHLNFIKAKVDEMIDARKVANVIEDEREKALVYCEKIAPYFDEIRYHIDKLELIVDNEMWTLPKYRELLFIR